One genomic region from Phocoena sinus isolate mPhoSin1 chromosome 21, mPhoSin1.pri, whole genome shotgun sequence encodes:
- the LOC116746894 gene encoding LOW QUALITY PROTEIN: voltage-dependent anion-selective channel protein 3-like (The sequence of the model RefSeq protein was modified relative to this genomic sequence to represent the inferred CDS: inserted 2 bases in 1 codon) codes for MARWHTFRFPLSQRSLGYTETQWGIQEMKGYNLEILAPKHDFSGPTIYGWAVLAXWFAGYQTSFDTAKSKLSQNHFALGYKPADFQLPTHVSDSTESGGAIYQKVNKKTKTSINLAWMAGRNTTHFGISAKYKLDCRTSLSAKVNNASLIGLGYTQTFRPGVKLTLSALIYGKNFSAGGHKVGLGYELEA; via the exons ATGGCGCGCTGGCACACCTTCAG GTTCCCCTTGTCCCAGCGGTCACTGGGATACACAGAAACGCAATGGGGAATCCAGGAAATGAAGGGCTACAATCTTGAAATTTTAGCACCGAAGCATG ATTTTTCTGGACCAACCATCTACGGCTGGGCTGTGTTGGC ATGGTTTGCTGGCTATCAGACGAGTTTTGACACAGCCAAATCCAAACTGTCACAGAATCATTTCGCCCTGGGTTACAAGCCTGCAGACTTCCAGCTGCCCACTCACGTGAGCGATAGCACTGAATCTGGAGGGGCGATCTACCAGAAGGTGAACAAGAAGACCAAAACATCAATAAACCTCGCGTGGATGGCTGGCAGGAACACCACCCATTTCGGCATCTCTGCTAAGTACAAGCTGGACTGTAGAACTTCTCTATCTGCTAAAGTGAATAATGCCAGCCTGATTGGACTGGGTTACACTCAGACCTTTCGACCAGGAGTGAAACTGACCCTGTCAGCGCTCATCTACGGAAAGAACTTCAGTGCAGGAGGGCACAAGGTTGGGCTGGGATATGAGCTAGAAGCTTAA